In Rutidosis leptorrhynchoides isolate AG116_Rl617_1_P2 chromosome 2, CSIRO_AGI_Rlap_v1, whole genome shotgun sequence, one genomic interval encodes:
- the LOC139887763 gene encoding uncharacterized protein: MSWEKWDLIALPYDKGGLNVGSLKAKNLALLGKWWWKFKTSKDTLWIRIIKSIFGIEGGLGNCSNMANLKANNSTWKYIMQVGRDIDNLGINFTNSFIKKIADGKLTQFWKERWCGDQIFKDRFQRLFRLEKEQNATVFDRIRRVEDKLTFSWNWSRELSGRLVGELQNLSDLISQQFFNGKEQDSWAWSLSTNGILTTKVLSSLIEDSILPSGSTIVKTFRNKLVPSKVEFFVWRTRRKRIPVRVELDKRGIDLDSVRCPVCDEDIETVEHSIILCKRAAAIWSKVFSWWNLGTPSNQCIDEIFKGDHSNISSDMGAVLWQATKFGYVIWNHRNKSTFGKEKSSSASIFNEIQVLSHTWISSRLKKFSVDWHKWFYNPKSFVSNDVCKTGIG, from the coding sequence ATGTCTTGGGAAAAATGGGATTTAATTGCACTTCCTTACGATAAGGGCGGGCTTAATGTGGGTTCTCTTAAGGCTAAAAACTTGGCTTTACTAGGGAAATGGTGGTGGAAGTTTAAAACTTCCAAAGACACTTTGTGGATTCGGATTATAAAAAGCATATTTGGGATTGAAGGGGGGTTGGGAAACTGTTCTAATATGGCTAATCTAAAAGCAAATAATTCAACCTGGAAATATATTATGCAAGTGGGTAGGGATATTGATAATCTTGGCATCAATTTCACTAATTCTTTCATAAAAAAGATCGCGGATGGAAAACTAACACAATTTTGGAAAGAGCGTTGGTGTGGTGATCAAATTTTCAAAGACAGGTTCCAAAGGCTGTTTAGGCTCGAGAAAGAACAAAATGCTACTGTTTTTGATAGAATTCGCAGAGTGGAAGACAAGCTAACATTTTCATGGAATTGGTCAAGGGAGCTTTCGGGTCGGTTAGTTGGGGAGCTGCAGAACCTGAGTGATTTAATTTCTCAGCAGTTTTTCAATGGCAAAGAGCAAGATTCTTGGGCATGGTCTCTCTCTACAAATGGTATTCTCACCACAAAGGTACTATCTTCTCTGATAGAAGATTCAATTTTACCAAGTGGGAGTACAATAGTTAAAACTTTCAGAAACAAATTAGTCCCAAGTAAAGTTGAATTTTTTGTGTGGAGGACAAGAAGGAAAAGAATTCCGGTTAGGGTCGAACTAGATAAACGAGGCATTGATTTAGATTCGGTGAGATGTCCCGTATGTGATGAGGATATTGAAACGGTGGAGCATTCCATCATTCTTTGTAAACGGGCGGCGGCTATTTGGTCTAAGGTTTTCTCGTGGTGGAACCTAGGAACTCCTTCAAATCAGTGCATCGATGAGATATTCAAGGGTGATCATAGTAACATATCTTCTGATATGGGTGCAGTTTTGTGGCAAGCAACCAAATTCGGGTATGTGATTTGGAATCATAGGAATAAATCTACTTTCGGGAAAGAAAAGTCGAGTAGTGCATCAATTTTCAACGAGATTCAGGTGTTAAGTCATACTTGGATTTCGAGCAGGTTAAAAAAGTTTTCGGTGGACTGGCACAAGTGGTTCTACAATCCGAAGTCGTTTGTTTCAAATGATGTGTGTAAAACTGGAATAGGCTAG
- the LOC139887764 gene encoding uncharacterized protein, which produces MVADRVRWNGNTLVPVWQWSRVISGRTSGELTDLEQMLSSAATPPSDKDDSWVWKLCGSGIFSTKALTKLLMVSCFPPNSTNLATLKNKLVPIKVGVFIWRARRNRIPVLFELDKRGIDLHSVLCPLCDNTIESVDHTLFSCPKVREIWVKIYKWWGMNAASYGLISLEGLYRGETTFQCSDLGAKVWQAMVWTSFYLIWKNRNQKVFNKSCWSSPVALNEIQVKSFEWIAKRCKTKNIEWLDWLQNPSSLVV; this is translated from the coding sequence ATGGTGGCCGATAGAGTGAGATGGAATGGTAACACCCTTGTTCCGGTTTGGCAATGGTCTCGGGTAATTTCAGGAAGAACCAGCGGGGAGCTTACGGATCTAGAACAAATGTTATCGTCTGCAGCAACACCGCCAAGTGACAAAGATGATAGTTGGGTATGGAAATTGTGCGGATCCGGTATCTTCTCTACCAAAGCGTTAACAAAGTTACTTATGGTTTCATGTTTTCCTCCAAATTCGACGAACTTGGCTACTTTGAAAAATAAATTGGTTCCTATTAAAGTTGGTGTTTTCATATGGAGGGCTAGAAGGAATAGAATCCCCGTTTTGTTTGAACTTGATAAACGGGGCATTGACTTACATTCCGTACTTTGCCCGCTATGTGATAACACTATTGAGTCAGTTGATCATACACTTTTCTCGTGTCCAAAGGTGCGTGAAATTTGGGTGAAAATCTATAAATGGTGGGGGATGAATGCGGCTTCTTATGGTCTTATATCCTTAGAAGGACTTTATCGAGGGGAAACAACGTTTCAATGCTCGGATTTGGGTGCGAAAGTTTGGCAAGCTATGGTGTGGACTTCCTTTTATCTCATTTGGAAAAACCGGAATCAAAAAGTGTTCAACAAATCATGTTGGTCTTCTCCGGTGGCCCTAAATGAAATACAAGTGAAGAGTTTTGAATGGATTGCGAAAAGGTGTAAAACGAAGAATATTGAGTGGCTCGATTGGCTTCAAAATCCGTCTAGTCTTGTTGTTTAA